The following are encoded together in the Oncorhynchus masou masou isolate Uvic2021 chromosome 5, UVic_Omas_1.1, whole genome shotgun sequence genome:
- the LOC135539960 gene encoding histone H1.10, whose protein sequence is MVKSEVEMTINAEEAPVASGPKPAKKKKNKKKKNKPGKYSVLVLDAVKKLNERSGSSLVKIYNEAKKASWFDEQNGRTYLRYSIRALVLNNTLIQVKGMGANGSFRLNEDKFAKKVPKKTQSKPAKTTTKTAKASTTKKTTIKPKAKSSPKKAPDAKKPAAKMKKLGVKKVIAAQKNKKPKKASKPPAKSPRKK, encoded by the coding sequence ATGGTGAAAAGCGAGGTGGAGATGACTATAAACGCGGAGGAGGCTCCAGTGGCAAGTGGGCCTAAACCAGCCAAGAAaaagaaaaataagaaaaaaaagaatAAGCCTGGCAAATACAGTGTTCTTGTGCTAGACGCTGTCAAAAAGTTGAATGAGCGAAGCGGTTCGTCTTTGGTAAAAATTTATAATGAAGCCAAGAAGGCAAGCTGGTTTGATGAGCAGAATGGGCGAACCTACCTGCGGTATTCTATCCGAGCGCTGGTACTCAACAACACGCTGATCCAAGTAAAGGGCATGGGGGCGAACGGTTCCTTCAGGCTCAATGAAGATAAGTTCGCGAAAAAGGTACCGAAAAAGACTCAGTCCAAGCCAGCCAAGACCACCACGAAAACTGCCAAAGCATCGACAACCAAGAAGACAACCATCAAGCCAAAGGCGAAGAGCAGCCCGAAGAAGGCACCAGACGCAAAGAAGCCCGCGGCTAAAATGAAGAAGCTGGGTGTCAAAAAGGTGATCGCTGCACAGAAGAACAAGAAGCCGAAGAAGGCCAGCAAGCCACCAGCCAAGTCACCGAGGAAGAAGTAG
- the LOC135539959 gene encoding actin-related protein 2/3 complex subunit 4, producing MTATLRPYLNAVRATLQAALCLENFSSQVVERHNKPEVEVRSSKELLLQPVIISRNDKEKVLIEGSINSVRVSIAVKQADEIEKILCHKFMRFMMMRAENFFILRRKPVEGYDISFLITNFHTEQMYKHKLVDFVIHFMEEIDKEISEMKLSVNARARIVAEEFLKNF from the exons ATG acAGCAACTCTGCGCCCGTACCTCAACGCTGTGCGTGCCACGCTGCAGGCCGCCCTCTGTCTGGAGAACTTCTCCTCTCAGGTGGTGGAGCGCCACAACAAGCCAGAGGTGGAGGTCCG GAGCAGTAAAGAGTTGCTGCTGCAGCCAGTCATCATCAGTCGTAATGACAAGGAGAAGGTTCTTATCGAGGGCTCCATCAACTCAGTCCGAGTCAGCATCGCTGTCAAGCAG GCAGATGAGATTGAGAAGATCCTGTGCCATAAGTTCATGCGCTTCATGATGATGAGAGCAGAGAACTTCTTCATCCTGAGGAGGAAACCAGTGGAG GGCTATGACATCAGTTTCCTCATCACCAACTTCCACACAGAGCAGATGTACAAGCACAAGCTGGTGGACTTCGTCATCCATTTCATGGAAGAGATCGACAAGGAGATCAGTGAGATGAAGCTGTCTGTCAATGCCAGGGCCCGTATCGTCGCTGAGGAGTTCCTCAAAAAC TTCTAA